The following are encoded together in the Peromyscus maniculatus bairdii isolate BWxNUB_F1_BW_parent chromosome 22, HU_Pman_BW_mat_3.1, whole genome shotgun sequence genome:
- the LOC102921255 gene encoding uncharacterized protein LOC102921255 — protein MLETYWNLTIVGYKWEDHNIEKHYQNATRHGRCVICHSGYNPCEHKGYGKKHCTSVSLRTTGKYVVIPTMRKHDDCDTSLQLIGFPTSVGIHQETLIGEKPYEYQEYGNSSLSSGSLCTCSVAHSIRKCYECNQCSLISSSSLQRCEKAHVGRENDKCESSTKGFSLYRHFQTHQTSKSKEAFYECNQYDKAFISDCSLEVYQKTHLEEKPYEYNQSYEASACHSLHHQVHRIQTREKCYECNQYSKAFVQMSDLHRHERIYTGEKPYEYNQCDKAFSEKRHLHGHKRFHTREKPYVCNQCGKFFTGKNSLRSHERIHTGEKPYECNQCGKAFAQKSSLQNHERIHTGEKPYECNQCGKAFAQKGSLQSHERIHTGEKPYGCDQCGKAFTQKNHLQSHKRIHTGEKPYECDQCGKAFATKSHLLSHERSHTGEKPYECNQCGKAFAMKSYLLSHERSHTGEKPYECNQCGKAFAQKGNLLNHERIHTGEKPYECNQCGKAFAMKCHLQSHERIHSREKPYECNHCGKAIASKSYLLNHERIHTGGKPYKCDQCGKAFARKSNLHSHERIHTGQYHMDVINVPI, from the exons atgctggaaaccTACTGGAACCTCACTATTGTAG GATACAAATGGGAAGACCATAATATTGAAAAACATTATCAAAATGCTACAAGACACGGAAG GTGTGTCATCTGTCACTCTGGATACAATCCATGTGAGCATAAGGGGTATGGAAAGAAGCATTGTACTTCTGTCTCTCTCAGAACAACTGGAAAATATGTGGTCATCCCCACTATGAGAAAACATGATGACTGTGATACAAGTTTACAATTAATTGGTTTTCCAACTTCAGTGGGAATTCATCAAGAAACTCTCATTGGAGAAAAACCTTATGAGTACCAGGAATATGGaaattcatctctctcttctgGTTCACTGTGCACATGTAGTGTGGCTCACAGTATAAGAAAATGTTATGAATGCAATCAgtgttctctgatttcttcaaGTTCTCTTCAAAGATGTGAAAAAGCTCATGTgggaagagaaaatgataaaTGTGAGTCATCTACTAAAGGCTTTAGCCTTTACAGGCATTTTCAAACACAtcaaacatccaaaagcaaagaGGCtttctatgaatgtaatcaatatgATAAAGCCTTTATATCTGATTGCTCTTTAGAAGTATACCAAAAAACTCATTTGGAAGAAAAACCCTATGAGTATAATCAAAGTTATGAAGCCTCTGCATGTCACAGTCTTCATCATCAAGTACATAGAATTCAAACTCGAGAGAAAtgctatgaatgtaatcaatataGTAAAGCCTTTGTACAGATGAGTGATCttcacagacatgaaagaatttatactggagagaaaccatatgaatataatcaatgtgataaagccttttcagAGAAGAGACATCTTCATGGTCACAAAAGATTTCATACAAGAGAGAAACCCTACgtatgtaatcaatgtggtaaattCTTTACAGGAAAGAATAGTCTTcgcagtcatgaaagaattcatactggagagaaaccctatgaatgtaatcaatgtggtaaagcctttgcacagaagagtagtcttcaaaatcatgaaagaattcatactggagagaaaccttatgaatgtaatcaatgtggaaaagcctttgcacagaaggGTAGtcttcaaagtcatgaaagaattcatactggagagaaaccatatggatgtgatcaatgtggtaaagcatttACACAGAAGAATCATCTCCAAAGTCataaaagaattcatactggagagaaaccctatgaatgtgatcaatgtggtaaagcctttgcaacaAAGAGTCATCTTCTCAgccatgaaagaagtcatactggagagaaaccctatgaatgtaatcaatgtggtaaagcctttgcaatgAAGAGTTATCTTCTCAgccatgaaagaagtcatactggagagaaaccctatgaatgtaatcaatgtggtaaagcctttgcacaaaaGGGTAATCTTCTcaatcatgaaagaattcatactggagaaaaaccctatgaatgtaatcaatgtggtaaagcctttgcaatgAAATGTCatcttcaaagtcatgaaagaattcatagtagagagaaaccctatgaatgtaatcattgTGGTAAAGCCATTGCCTCGAAGAGTTATCTTCTtaatcatgaaagaattcatactggaggaAAACCCTATAAATGTGACCaatgtggtaaagcatttgcaaGGAAGAGTAATCTtcacagtcatgaaagaattcatactggacagTACCATATGGATGTAATCAATGTGCCAATTTAA